One genomic window of Camelina sativa cultivar DH55 chromosome 5, Cs, whole genome shotgun sequence includes the following:
- the LOC104785210 gene encoding fluoride export protein 1-like, with protein MDTSQSRIESYRTKSFSRESSLSSSLSLSRSLPHLIDNDVDGESVSEAGDIGDRSLRRRHSAGRRTRLSADDLIEQGALDTSCQEQDVLHDLRAFNTASLVKHLPENITASPLPTKSLLSPEENNLGKEEEYVLPKSLEYISCLIHLAVFGIFGAITRYLLQKLFGPTGARVTSDGSILYLDLPSNMVGSFLMGWFGVVFKADIARVSEFVAIGLSTGYLGSLTTFSGWNQKMLDLSADGQWVYAMLGFLLGLFLTSYSIILGVETAKGFKWLLHRRASSEGKNSCLKVNTFQSHIVSMTLMLLLLVALLTASSILLVKEFDKGTSEAQLWLGCLVAAPGVWLRWFLARLNGRGLGKDRQHLRWVPFGTLIANVAAACVMAALATLKKSVNTRTCNTVASSIQFGLLGCLSTVSTLMAEFNAMRESDYPWRAYAYASFTIAVSFAIGTVIYSVPVWTVGFS; from the exons ATGGATACGAGTCAAAGCCGCATAGAATCCTATCGAACTAAGTCTTTTAGTAGGGAGAGCAGTCTGAGCTCTTCTTTAAGCTTATCACGTAGTTTGCCTCACTTGATTGACAATGACGTCGATGGTGAGAGTGTCTCAGAGGCAGGGGATATTGGGGATCGCTCACTTCGTAGAAGGCATAGTGCTGGTAGAAGAACCCGTTTGTCTGCTGATGATTTGATTGAACAAGGGGCCCTTGATACTTCTTGTCAAGAACAAGATGTATTACATGATCTTCGAGCCTTCAACACAGCTTCTTTAGTCAAACATTTGCCTGAGAACATAACAGCATCTCCTTTACCTACCAAGTCTCTCTTGTCCCCTGAGGAAAACAACCTG GGAAAGGAGGAAGAGTACGTGTTACCAAAGTCCTTGGAATACATATCATGTCTAATTCACTTGGCtgtttttgggatttttggG GCCATTACGAGATATCTGCTGCAGAAATTGTTTGGACCAACTGGTGCTCGAGTAACAAGTGATGGGAGCATCTTGTACCTTGATCTTCCCTCCAACATG GTAGGTTCATTCTTGATGGGTTGGTTTGGCGTCGTATTCAAAGCAGATATAGCAAGGGTTTCTGAATTTGTGGCGATAGGACTATCGACTGGTTATTTGGGTAGCCTTACAACATTCAGCGGTTGGAACCAGAAAATGCTGGATCTTAGTGCTGATGGTCAATGGGTATATGCCATGCTTGGCTTTCTTTtag GATTGTTTCTCACGTCATACTCCATAATTCTGGGGGTGGAAACGGCCAAAGGGTTTAAATGGCTTCTTCATAGAAGAGCTTCTTCTGAGGGGAAAAATTCTTGCCTTAAGGTTAACACCTTCCAGAGCCATATCGTGTCCATGACCCTTATGCTTCTGTTGCTTGTGGCTTTACTCACAGCGAGTTCCATTCTGCTTGTGAAAGAATTTGACAAAGGAACAAGCGAGGCTCAGCTATGGTTAGGTTGCTTAGTTGCAGCCCCTGGTGTCTGGCTCAGATGGTTCTTAGCCAGGCTCAATGGACGTGGACTGGGCAAAGATAGACAACACTTGAGGTGGGTCCCATTTGGCACCCTCATTGCAAATGTAGCTGCAGCTTGCGTTATGGCAGCATTGGCCACTTTAAAGAAATCG GTGAACACGAGAACATGCAACACAGTTGCTTCGAGCATACAGTTTGGTCTGTTGGGATGTCTGAGCACAGTTTCGACCTTAATGGCTGAGTTCAATGCGATGAGAGAAAGTGATTACCCATGGAGAGCCTATGCGTATGCATCTTTTACCATTGCAGTTTCTTTTGCGATTGGAACTGTTATATACTCAGTCCCTGTCTGGACAGTAGGATTCAGTTAG
- the LOC104785207 gene encoding pentatricopeptide repeat-containing protein At2g41720-like isoform X1, with the protein MATVTNFKLVTPPESSRADKPGATKASEAFQEKKSVSVNYDRGEHEVSVRVGGFRKADIPRRYRLRVENDRFQKDWSVSEVVDRLMALNRWEEVDGVLNSWVGRFARRNFPVLIRELSRRGCIELCVNVFKWMKIQKNYSARNDIYNMMIRLHARHNWVDQARGLFFEMQKWSCKPDAETYDALINAHGRAGQWRWAMNLMDDMLRAAIAPSRSTYNNLINACGSSGNWREALEVCMKMTDNGVGPDLVTHNIVLSAYKSGRQYSKALSYFELMNGAKVRPDTTTFNIIIYCLSKLGQSSQALDVFNSMREKRSECRPDVVTFTSIMHLYSVTGEIENCRAVFEAMLAEGLKPNIVSFNALMGAYAVHGMSDNALSVFEEIKRNGIIPDVVSYTSLLNSYGRSRQPGKAKEVFLMMRKERRKPNVVTYNALIDAYGSNGFLPEAVEIFRQMEQDGIKPNVVSVCTLLAACSRSKKKVNVETVLSAAQSRGINLNTAAYNSAIGSYINAAELEKAIALYQTMRKKKVKADSVTFTILISGSCRMSKYPEAISYLKEMKDLSIPLTKEVYSSVLCAYSKQGQVTEAESIFNEMKLAGCEPDVIAYTSMLHAYNASEKWGNACDLFLEMEANGIEPDSIACSALMRAFNKGGQPSNVFVLMDLMQEKEVPFTGAVFFEIFSACNTLQEWKRAIDLIQMMDPYLPSLSIGLTNQMLHLLGKSGKVEAMMKLFYKIIASGVEINLKTYAILLEQVLAVGNWRKYIEVLEWMSDAGIQPSNQMYRDIISFGERSAGTEFEPLIRQKLESLRNKGEDPSPLHRHEGTLML; encoded by the exons ATGGCTACCGTTACCAATTTCAAGCTCGTCACTCCGCCGGAATCTTCCCGCGCCGATAAGCCGGGAGCTACGAAGGCCTCTGAAGCATTCCAGGAGAAGAAATCTGTGTCTGTGAACTACGACCGAGGTGAGCATGAGGTCTCAGTCCGCGTCGGCGGGTTCAGGAAAGCTGATATTCCGAGACGTTACCGACTTCGGGTTGAGAACGACCGGTTTCAGAAAGATTGGAGTGTATCAGAGGTTGTGGACCGGCTTATGGCTCTCAATCGTTGGGAAGAAGTTGATGGCGTTCTCAATTCCTGGGTCGGCCGGTTTGCTAGGAGGAATTTCCCGGTTCTTATCAGG GAGCTTAGTAGAAGAGGGTGTATCGAGCTTTGTGTGAATGTCTTCAAGTGGATGAAGATTCAGAAGAACTACTCTGCAAGgaatgatatatacaatatgaTGATTAGGCTTCATGCTAGACATAATTGGGTTGATCAGGCTCGTGGTCTCTTCTTTGAAATGCAGAAATGGAG CTGCAAACCGGATGCTGAGACGTATGATGCTCTTATCAATGCCCATGGTCGAGCTGGTCAGTGGCGCTGGGCTATGAATCTTATGGATGACATGTTACGAGCAGCT ATCGCTCCTAGTCGTTCAACCTACAATAATCTGATCAATGCTTGTGGTTCTAGTGGAAACTGGAGAGAGGCTTTGGAAGTATGCATGAAAATGACAGATAACGGAGTTGGACCGGATTTGGTCACTCACAACATTGTGTTGTCAGCATACAAGAGTGGTCGTCAGTATTCAAAAGCGCTATCTTATTTTGAGCTTATGAACGGAGCTAAAGTTCGTCCGGATACCACCACGTTTAACATCATTATATATTGCCTTTCAAAGCTTGGTCAAAGTAGCCAAGCCCTTGATGTATTCAATTCCATGAGGGAAAAGAGATCTGAATGCCGACCTGATGTCGTGACATTTACGAGCATTATGCATTTATACTCTGTCACGGGAGAGATAGAAAACTGCAGGGCCGTGTTCGAAGCAATGCTTGCAGAAGGTCTGAAACCTAATATTGTTTCCTTTAATGCCTTAATGGGTGCCTACGCCGTTCATGGAATGAGTGATAATGCTCTCTCAGTTTTTGAAGAAATAAAGCGGAATGGTATTATCCCAGACGTGGTCTCTTATACAAGCTTGCTCAATTCTTATGGAAGATCACGTCAACCTGGAAAGGCAAAGGAGGTATTCCTCATGATGAGGAAGGAAAGGAGAAAGCCTAATGTTGTTACCTACAATGCATTGATTGATGCTTATGGGTCTAATGGGTTTCTACCTGAAGCTGTGGAAATCTTCCGGCAGATGGAACAAGACGGCATTAAGCCAAATGTTGTTTCAGTGTGCACTCTTTTGGCTGCTTGTAGTAGGTCTAAGAAAAAAGTGAATGTTGAAACTGTACTTTCCGCAGCACAGTCGAGAGGTATCAATCTCAATACGGCagcctataactcagccattggAAGCTATATAAATGCTGCAGAACTTGAGAAAGCCATTGCATTGTATCAGActatgagaaagaagaaagtcaAAGCTGATTCTGTTACTTTCACTATCCTTATAAGTGGTTCATGTAGGATGTCAAAATACCCTGAAGCAATTAGTTACCTGAAGGAGATGAAAGATCTCAGTATTCCATTGACTAAGGAGGTGTACTCTTCTGTTCTATGTGCTTACAGCAAACAG GGTCAAGTTACAGAAGCAGAATCCATATTTAACGAGATGAAATTGGCTGGGTGCGAACCTGATGTGATCGCGTACACTTCAATGCTCCATGCTTACAATGCTTCAG AAAAGTGGGGAAATGCTTGTGATCTCTTCCTGGAAATGGAAGCAAATGGAATAGAACCAGATTCTATCGCATGTTCAGCTTTGATGAGAGCTTTCAATAAGGGAGGTCAACCGTCAAATGTCTTTGTCCTGATGGATTTGATGCAGGAAAAAGAAGTCCCCTTCACTGGCGCGGTTTTCTTTGAGATTTTTTCGGCTTGTAACAC CTTGCAGGAATGGAAAAGAGCAATAGACCTCATCCAAATGATGGATCCGTACCTGCCATCCCTTTCTATCGGGTTAACAAATCAGATGCTGCATCTTCTCGGGAAGAGTGGTAAAGTAGAAGCAATGATGAAG CTGTTCTATAAGATTATAGCCTCTGGTGTTGAAATCAATCTCAAGACTTATGCAATACTATTGGAACAAGTTTTAGCTGTTGGAAACTGGAGGAAATACATCGAG GTTTTAGAATGGATGAGTGATGCTGGTATTCAACCATCGAACCAAATGTATCGTGACATTATCTCCTTTGGTGAAAGAAGTGCAGGGACAGAGTTCGAACCTCTAATACGCCAAAAATTGG AATCGCTgagaaacaaaggagaagatCCGAGTCCACTTCATAGACACGAAGGCACATTAATGTTGTAG
- the LOC104793087 gene encoding AP2-like ethylene-responsive transcription factor At2g41710 isoform X2: MASVSSSDHGPKTEAGCSGGGGGGGGGESSETVAASDQMLLYRGFKKAKKERGCTAKERISKMPPCTAGKRSSIYRGVTRHRWTGRYEAHLWDKSTWNQNQNKKGKQVYLGAYDDEEAAARAYDLAALKYWGPGTLINFPVTDYTRDLEEMQSLSREEYLASLRRKSSGFSRGIAKYRGLQSRWDASASRMPGPEYFSNIHYGAGDDRGTEGDFLGSFCLERKIDLTGYIKWWGVNKTRQPESSSKASEDAKVEDAGTELKTLEHTSQATEPYKVPNLGVLRGSQRKEKEISSPSSSSALSILSQSPAYKSLEEKVLKIQESSTSENDENANRNIINMEKNHGKAIEKPVVSHGVPLGGAAASAALSLQKSMYPLTSLLTAPLLTNYNTLDPLGDPILWTPFLPSGSSHTSEVTKTETSCSTYSYIPQEK, translated from the exons ATGGCGTCGGTGTCGTCGTCAGATCACGGACCTAAGACAGAGGCAGGATGtagcggaggaggaggaggaggaggaggaggagagagctCGGAGACAGTGGCGGCGAGTGATCAGATGTTGTTGTATAGAGGATTTAAGAAGGcgaagaaagagagaggttGTACTGCTAAGGAGCGTATTAGTAAAATGCCGCCGTGTACCGCTGGTAAAAGGAGTTCTATATACCGCGGAGTCACCAG ACATAGATGGACAGGTCGTTATGAAGCTCACCTTTGGGATAAGAGTACCTGGAACCAAAACCAGAACAAGAAAGGAAAACAAG TTTATCTAG GAGcatatgatgatgaagaggcTGCTGCTAGAGCTTATGACCTTGCTGCCTTGAAATACTGGGGCCCTGGGACACTTATAAATTTTCCG GTGACTGATTATACCAGGGATTTAGAAGAAATGCAAAGTCTCTCGAGGGAAGAATACCTTGCATCTCTACGTAG AAAAAGCAGCGGTTTCTCAAGGGGAATCGCGAAATATCGTGGACTTCAAAG CCGATGGGATGCATCAGCCAGTCGTATGCCTGGACCTGAATACTTCAGTAACATTCATTACG GGGCAGGTGATGATCGAGGAACAGAAGGTGACTTTCTAGGTAGTTTTTGTCTGGAAAGAAAGATCGATCTAACAGGATACATAAAATGGTGGGGAGTCAACAAAACCCGTCAACCAGAATCTTCATCAAAAGCATCAGAGGATGCAAAAGTGGAAGATGCTGGTACTGAGCTTAAAACACTGGAACACACATCCCAGGCAACAGAACCATACAAGGTGCCAAACCTTGGCGTCCTTCGTGGCAgtcagagaaaagaaaaagaaatatcatcACCATCAAGCTCTTCTGCTTTAAGTATCTTGTCTCAGTCGCCTGCCTACAAGAGCCTAGAAGAGAAAGTACTGAAGATCCAAGAAAGCAGCACTAGTGAAAACGATGAGAATGCAAATCGTAACATCATCAATATGGAAAAGAATCACGGCAAGGCAATAGAGAAACCAGTTGTGAGTCATGGAGTTCCTTTAGGCGGTGCTGCTGCTTCAGCTGCTTTGTCTCTGCAGAAAAGCATGTACCCACTTACCTCTCTCTTAACTGCTCCATTGCTCACCAACTACAATACATTGGATCCTCTTGGAGACCCTATTCTCTGGACACCATTTCTTCCTTCAGGATCCTCTCATACTTCAGAG GTGACAAAGACAGAGACCAGCTGTTCCACTTACAGCTACATCCCACAAGAGAAATGA
- the LOC104785207 gene encoding pentatricopeptide repeat-containing protein At2g41720-like isoform X3: MKIQKNYSARNDIYNMMIRLHARHNWVDQARGLFFEMQKWSCKPDAETYDALINAHGRAGQWRWAMNLMDDMLRAAIAPSRSTYNNLINACGSSGNWREALEVCMKMTDNGVGPDLVTHNIVLSAYKSGRQYSKALSYFELMNGAKVRPDTTTFNIIIYCLSKLGQSSQALDVFNSMREKRSECRPDVVTFTSIMHLYSVTGEIENCRAVFEAMLAEGLKPNIVSFNALMGAYAVHGMSDNALSVFEEIKRNGIIPDVVSYTSLLNSYGRSRQPGKAKEVFLMMRKERRKPNVVTYNALIDAYGSNGFLPEAVEIFRQMEQDGIKPNVVSVCTLLAACSRSKKKVNVETVLSAAQSRGINLNTAAYNSAIGSYINAAELEKAIALYQTMRKKKVKADSVTFTILISGSCRMSKYPEAISYLKEMKDLSIPLTKEVYSSVLCAYSKQGQVTEAESIFNEMKLAGCEPDVIAYTSMLHAYNASEKWGNACDLFLEMEANGIEPDSIACSALMRAFNKGGQPSNVFVLMDLMQEKEVPFTGAVFFEIFSACNTLQEWKRAIDLIQMMDPYLPSLSIGLTNQMLHLLGKSGKVEAMMKLFYKIIASGVEINLKTYAILLEQVLAVGNWRKYIEVLEWMSDAGIQPSNQMYRDIISFGERSAGTEFEPLIRQKLESLRNKGEDPSPLHRHEGTLML; the protein is encoded by the exons ATGAAGATTCAGAAGAACTACTCTGCAAGgaatgatatatacaatatgaTGATTAGGCTTCATGCTAGACATAATTGGGTTGATCAGGCTCGTGGTCTCTTCTTTGAAATGCAGAAATGGAG CTGCAAACCGGATGCTGAGACGTATGATGCTCTTATCAATGCCCATGGTCGAGCTGGTCAGTGGCGCTGGGCTATGAATCTTATGGATGACATGTTACGAGCAGCT ATCGCTCCTAGTCGTTCAACCTACAATAATCTGATCAATGCTTGTGGTTCTAGTGGAAACTGGAGAGAGGCTTTGGAAGTATGCATGAAAATGACAGATAACGGAGTTGGACCGGATTTGGTCACTCACAACATTGTGTTGTCAGCATACAAGAGTGGTCGTCAGTATTCAAAAGCGCTATCTTATTTTGAGCTTATGAACGGAGCTAAAGTTCGTCCGGATACCACCACGTTTAACATCATTATATATTGCCTTTCAAAGCTTGGTCAAAGTAGCCAAGCCCTTGATGTATTCAATTCCATGAGGGAAAAGAGATCTGAATGCCGACCTGATGTCGTGACATTTACGAGCATTATGCATTTATACTCTGTCACGGGAGAGATAGAAAACTGCAGGGCCGTGTTCGAAGCAATGCTTGCAGAAGGTCTGAAACCTAATATTGTTTCCTTTAATGCCTTAATGGGTGCCTACGCCGTTCATGGAATGAGTGATAATGCTCTCTCAGTTTTTGAAGAAATAAAGCGGAATGGTATTATCCCAGACGTGGTCTCTTATACAAGCTTGCTCAATTCTTATGGAAGATCACGTCAACCTGGAAAGGCAAAGGAGGTATTCCTCATGATGAGGAAGGAAAGGAGAAAGCCTAATGTTGTTACCTACAATGCATTGATTGATGCTTATGGGTCTAATGGGTTTCTACCTGAAGCTGTGGAAATCTTCCGGCAGATGGAACAAGACGGCATTAAGCCAAATGTTGTTTCAGTGTGCACTCTTTTGGCTGCTTGTAGTAGGTCTAAGAAAAAAGTGAATGTTGAAACTGTACTTTCCGCAGCACAGTCGAGAGGTATCAATCTCAATACGGCagcctataactcagccattggAAGCTATATAAATGCTGCAGAACTTGAGAAAGCCATTGCATTGTATCAGActatgagaaagaagaaagtcaAAGCTGATTCTGTTACTTTCACTATCCTTATAAGTGGTTCATGTAGGATGTCAAAATACCCTGAAGCAATTAGTTACCTGAAGGAGATGAAAGATCTCAGTATTCCATTGACTAAGGAGGTGTACTCTTCTGTTCTATGTGCTTACAGCAAACAG GGTCAAGTTACAGAAGCAGAATCCATATTTAACGAGATGAAATTGGCTGGGTGCGAACCTGATGTGATCGCGTACACTTCAATGCTCCATGCTTACAATGCTTCAG AAAAGTGGGGAAATGCTTGTGATCTCTTCCTGGAAATGGAAGCAAATGGAATAGAACCAGATTCTATCGCATGTTCAGCTTTGATGAGAGCTTTCAATAAGGGAGGTCAACCGTCAAATGTCTTTGTCCTGATGGATTTGATGCAGGAAAAAGAAGTCCCCTTCACTGGCGCGGTTTTCTTTGAGATTTTTTCGGCTTGTAACAC CTTGCAGGAATGGAAAAGAGCAATAGACCTCATCCAAATGATGGATCCGTACCTGCCATCCCTTTCTATCGGGTTAACAAATCAGATGCTGCATCTTCTCGGGAAGAGTGGTAAAGTAGAAGCAATGATGAAG CTGTTCTATAAGATTATAGCCTCTGGTGTTGAAATCAATCTCAAGACTTATGCAATACTATTGGAACAAGTTTTAGCTGTTGGAAACTGGAGGAAATACATCGAG GTTTTAGAATGGATGAGTGATGCTGGTATTCAACCATCGAACCAAATGTATCGTGACATTATCTCCTTTGGTGAAAGAAGTGCAGGGACAGAGTTCGAACCTCTAATACGCCAAAAATTGG AATCGCTgagaaacaaaggagaagatCCGAGTCCACTTCATAGACACGAAGGCACATTAATGTTGTAG
- the LOC104793087 gene encoding AP2-like ethylene-responsive transcription factor At2g41710 isoform X1, whose translation MASVSSSDHGPKTEAGCSGGGGGGGGGESSETVAASDQMLLYRGFKKAKKERGCTAKERISKMPPCTAGKRSSIYRGVTRHRWTGRYEAHLWDKSTWNQNQNKKGKQVYLGAYDDEEAAARAYDLAALKYWGPGTLINFPVTDYTRDLEEMQSLSREEYLASLRRYPFGRKSSGFSRGIAKYRGLQSRWDASASRMPGPEYFSNIHYGAGDDRGTEGDFLGSFCLERKIDLTGYIKWWGVNKTRQPESSSKASEDAKVEDAGTELKTLEHTSQATEPYKVPNLGVLRGSQRKEKEISSPSSSSALSILSQSPAYKSLEEKVLKIQESSTSENDENANRNIINMEKNHGKAIEKPVVSHGVPLGGAAASAALSLQKSMYPLTSLLTAPLLTNYNTLDPLGDPILWTPFLPSGSSHTSEVTKTETSCSTYSYIPQEK comes from the exons ATGGCGTCGGTGTCGTCGTCAGATCACGGACCTAAGACAGAGGCAGGATGtagcggaggaggaggaggaggaggaggaggagagagctCGGAGACAGTGGCGGCGAGTGATCAGATGTTGTTGTATAGAGGATTTAAGAAGGcgaagaaagagagaggttGTACTGCTAAGGAGCGTATTAGTAAAATGCCGCCGTGTACCGCTGGTAAAAGGAGTTCTATATACCGCGGAGTCACCAG ACATAGATGGACAGGTCGTTATGAAGCTCACCTTTGGGATAAGAGTACCTGGAACCAAAACCAGAACAAGAAAGGAAAACAAG TTTATCTAG GAGcatatgatgatgaagaggcTGCTGCTAGAGCTTATGACCTTGCTGCCTTGAAATACTGGGGCCCTGGGACACTTATAAATTTTCCG GTGACTGATTATACCAGGGATTTAGAAGAAATGCAAAGTCTCTCGAGGGAAGAATACCTTGCATCTCTACGTAG ATATCCCTTTGGCAGAAAAAGCAGCGGTTTCTCAAGGGGAATCGCGAAATATCGTGGACTTCAAAG CCGATGGGATGCATCAGCCAGTCGTATGCCTGGACCTGAATACTTCAGTAACATTCATTACG GGGCAGGTGATGATCGAGGAACAGAAGGTGACTTTCTAGGTAGTTTTTGTCTGGAAAGAAAGATCGATCTAACAGGATACATAAAATGGTGGGGAGTCAACAAAACCCGTCAACCAGAATCTTCATCAAAAGCATCAGAGGATGCAAAAGTGGAAGATGCTGGTACTGAGCTTAAAACACTGGAACACACATCCCAGGCAACAGAACCATACAAGGTGCCAAACCTTGGCGTCCTTCGTGGCAgtcagagaaaagaaaaagaaatatcatcACCATCAAGCTCTTCTGCTTTAAGTATCTTGTCTCAGTCGCCTGCCTACAAGAGCCTAGAAGAGAAAGTACTGAAGATCCAAGAAAGCAGCACTAGTGAAAACGATGAGAATGCAAATCGTAACATCATCAATATGGAAAAGAATCACGGCAAGGCAATAGAGAAACCAGTTGTGAGTCATGGAGTTCCTTTAGGCGGTGCTGCTGCTTCAGCTGCTTTGTCTCTGCAGAAAAGCATGTACCCACTTACCTCTCTCTTAACTGCTCCATTGCTCACCAACTACAATACATTGGATCCTCTTGGAGACCCTATTCTCTGGACACCATTTCTTCCTTCAGGATCCTCTCATACTTCAGAG GTGACAAAGACAGAGACCAGCTGTTCCACTTACAGCTACATCCCACAAGAGAAATGA
- the LOC104785207 gene encoding pentatricopeptide repeat-containing protein At2g41720-like isoform X2 yields the protein MALNRWEEVDGVLNSWVGRFARRNFPVLIRELSRRGCIELCVNVFKWMKIQKNYSARNDIYNMMIRLHARHNWVDQARGLFFEMQKWSCKPDAETYDALINAHGRAGQWRWAMNLMDDMLRAAIAPSRSTYNNLINACGSSGNWREALEVCMKMTDNGVGPDLVTHNIVLSAYKSGRQYSKALSYFELMNGAKVRPDTTTFNIIIYCLSKLGQSSQALDVFNSMREKRSECRPDVVTFTSIMHLYSVTGEIENCRAVFEAMLAEGLKPNIVSFNALMGAYAVHGMSDNALSVFEEIKRNGIIPDVVSYTSLLNSYGRSRQPGKAKEVFLMMRKERRKPNVVTYNALIDAYGSNGFLPEAVEIFRQMEQDGIKPNVVSVCTLLAACSRSKKKVNVETVLSAAQSRGINLNTAAYNSAIGSYINAAELEKAIALYQTMRKKKVKADSVTFTILISGSCRMSKYPEAISYLKEMKDLSIPLTKEVYSSVLCAYSKQGQVTEAESIFNEMKLAGCEPDVIAYTSMLHAYNASEKWGNACDLFLEMEANGIEPDSIACSALMRAFNKGGQPSNVFVLMDLMQEKEVPFTGAVFFEIFSACNTLQEWKRAIDLIQMMDPYLPSLSIGLTNQMLHLLGKSGKVEAMMKLFYKIIASGVEINLKTYAILLEQVLAVGNWRKYIEVLEWMSDAGIQPSNQMYRDIISFGERSAGTEFEPLIRQKLESLRNKGEDPSPLHRHEGTLML from the exons ATGGCTCTCAATCGTTGGGAAGAAGTTGATGGCGTTCTCAATTCCTGGGTCGGCCGGTTTGCTAGGAGGAATTTCCCGGTTCTTATCAGG GAGCTTAGTAGAAGAGGGTGTATCGAGCTTTGTGTGAATGTCTTCAAGTGGATGAAGATTCAGAAGAACTACTCTGCAAGgaatgatatatacaatatgaTGATTAGGCTTCATGCTAGACATAATTGGGTTGATCAGGCTCGTGGTCTCTTCTTTGAAATGCAGAAATGGAG CTGCAAACCGGATGCTGAGACGTATGATGCTCTTATCAATGCCCATGGTCGAGCTGGTCAGTGGCGCTGGGCTATGAATCTTATGGATGACATGTTACGAGCAGCT ATCGCTCCTAGTCGTTCAACCTACAATAATCTGATCAATGCTTGTGGTTCTAGTGGAAACTGGAGAGAGGCTTTGGAAGTATGCATGAAAATGACAGATAACGGAGTTGGACCGGATTTGGTCACTCACAACATTGTGTTGTCAGCATACAAGAGTGGTCGTCAGTATTCAAAAGCGCTATCTTATTTTGAGCTTATGAACGGAGCTAAAGTTCGTCCGGATACCACCACGTTTAACATCATTATATATTGCCTTTCAAAGCTTGGTCAAAGTAGCCAAGCCCTTGATGTATTCAATTCCATGAGGGAAAAGAGATCTGAATGCCGACCTGATGTCGTGACATTTACGAGCATTATGCATTTATACTCTGTCACGGGAGAGATAGAAAACTGCAGGGCCGTGTTCGAAGCAATGCTTGCAGAAGGTCTGAAACCTAATATTGTTTCCTTTAATGCCTTAATGGGTGCCTACGCCGTTCATGGAATGAGTGATAATGCTCTCTCAGTTTTTGAAGAAATAAAGCGGAATGGTATTATCCCAGACGTGGTCTCTTATACAAGCTTGCTCAATTCTTATGGAAGATCACGTCAACCTGGAAAGGCAAAGGAGGTATTCCTCATGATGAGGAAGGAAAGGAGAAAGCCTAATGTTGTTACCTACAATGCATTGATTGATGCTTATGGGTCTAATGGGTTTCTACCTGAAGCTGTGGAAATCTTCCGGCAGATGGAACAAGACGGCATTAAGCCAAATGTTGTTTCAGTGTGCACTCTTTTGGCTGCTTGTAGTAGGTCTAAGAAAAAAGTGAATGTTGAAACTGTACTTTCCGCAGCACAGTCGAGAGGTATCAATCTCAATACGGCagcctataactcagccattggAAGCTATATAAATGCTGCAGAACTTGAGAAAGCCATTGCATTGTATCAGActatgagaaagaagaaagtcaAAGCTGATTCTGTTACTTTCACTATCCTTATAAGTGGTTCATGTAGGATGTCAAAATACCCTGAAGCAATTAGTTACCTGAAGGAGATGAAAGATCTCAGTATTCCATTGACTAAGGAGGTGTACTCTTCTGTTCTATGTGCTTACAGCAAACAG GGTCAAGTTACAGAAGCAGAATCCATATTTAACGAGATGAAATTGGCTGGGTGCGAACCTGATGTGATCGCGTACACTTCAATGCTCCATGCTTACAATGCTTCAG AAAAGTGGGGAAATGCTTGTGATCTCTTCCTGGAAATGGAAGCAAATGGAATAGAACCAGATTCTATCGCATGTTCAGCTTTGATGAGAGCTTTCAATAAGGGAGGTCAACCGTCAAATGTCTTTGTCCTGATGGATTTGATGCAGGAAAAAGAAGTCCCCTTCACTGGCGCGGTTTTCTTTGAGATTTTTTCGGCTTGTAACAC CTTGCAGGAATGGAAAAGAGCAATAGACCTCATCCAAATGATGGATCCGTACCTGCCATCCCTTTCTATCGGGTTAACAAATCAGATGCTGCATCTTCTCGGGAAGAGTGGTAAAGTAGAAGCAATGATGAAG CTGTTCTATAAGATTATAGCCTCTGGTGTTGAAATCAATCTCAAGACTTATGCAATACTATTGGAACAAGTTTTAGCTGTTGGAAACTGGAGGAAATACATCGAG GTTTTAGAATGGATGAGTGATGCTGGTATTCAACCATCGAACCAAATGTATCGTGACATTATCTCCTTTGGTGAAAGAAGTGCAGGGACAGAGTTCGAACCTCTAATACGCCAAAAATTGG AATCGCTgagaaacaaaggagaagatCCGAGTCCACTTCATAGACACGAAGGCACATTAATGTTGTAG